A single genomic interval of Arthrobacter globiformis harbors:
- the mptB gene encoding polyprenol phosphomannose-dependent alpha 1,6 mannosyltransferase MptB — protein sequence MTAPVPAIGETVTGTSTDPARPEVDNPRSPILSGFIGSMFLLIGSLGVGWLAPVSELRRMPLFIWMRTEAFGVGLSIVLLAVGGMLLVRAWLRLGQHVHVWGREARKATLRAVVAWGLPMMFTVPLFSRDVYAYIGQGRLMVEGFNPYENGISALSNYFQLGADKMWTEAPVPYGQVFLWIEQFVVWATNVHPEASIMLFRLAALAGVVLCIVYVPKLAELHGVNPNRALWLTVANPLFLTNFIASVHNDALMIGLALAGLYYCATRRVILGIVLVTASIAVKPITVVFLPFIGLLWAGKGASWPRKFVFWGLTAGISLALLYAMSLVNGFGFGWINGLSAPGSVWIWYAPVGLLGLVVASIFNAFSLDGWGLAKWVYDAGKLLAVGIVAWQIFRGEHDRLMRRLTLAFAAVVVLAPMIQSWYVVWLIPLFAVTGIRDDWQVKALYFIVSFFMVYAISDQLEVFPYLQTGDLGLALALARNAAAIIALLFALYLIFLDRSTKLLFSKADQPVTTRPVIST from the coding sequence ATGACGGCGCCTGTGCCTGCGATAGGGGAAACGGTCACCGGCACTTCCACGGACCCGGCCCGGCCGGAAGTGGACAACCCACGCTCGCCAATCCTCTCCGGTTTCATCGGTTCCATGTTCCTGCTCATCGGCTCGCTTGGCGTCGGATGGCTGGCGCCGGTCTCAGAGCTACGGCGGATGCCCCTTTTCATCTGGATGCGCACCGAGGCGTTCGGCGTGGGGCTGTCCATAGTGCTGCTTGCGGTGGGCGGCATGCTGCTGGTCCGGGCCTGGCTCAGGCTTGGCCAGCACGTCCATGTGTGGGGCCGGGAGGCCCGGAAGGCCACGCTCCGGGCCGTCGTCGCGTGGGGCCTCCCCATGATGTTCACGGTCCCGCTGTTCAGCCGGGACGTCTACGCCTACATCGGCCAGGGCCGGCTGATGGTCGAGGGCTTCAACCCGTACGAGAACGGCATCTCGGCGCTGTCCAACTACTTCCAGCTTGGAGCGGACAAGATGTGGACCGAGGCCCCGGTTCCCTACGGTCAGGTGTTTTTGTGGATCGAACAGTTCGTGGTCTGGGCCACCAACGTTCACCCGGAAGCCAGCATCATGCTGTTCCGCCTCGCCGCGCTGGCGGGTGTGGTGCTGTGCATCGTCTACGTGCCCAAGCTTGCCGAGCTGCACGGGGTCAATCCGAACCGTGCCCTCTGGCTGACGGTGGCGAATCCGCTCTTCCTGACCAACTTCATCGCCAGCGTCCACAACGATGCGCTGATGATCGGGCTGGCCCTCGCGGGCCTCTACTACTGCGCCACCCGGCGGGTCATCCTCGGCATCGTTCTTGTCACGGCCTCCATCGCGGTGAAGCCGATCACCGTGGTGTTCCTTCCGTTTATCGGGTTGCTCTGGGCGGGCAAGGGGGCCAGTTGGCCAAGGAAGTTTGTGTTCTGGGGCCTGACGGCCGGAATCAGCCTTGCCCTGCTCTACGCCATGAGCCTGGTCAACGGCTTCGGGTTCGGCTGGATCAACGGCCTCTCAGCGCCCGGCAGCGTCTGGATCTGGTACGCACCGGTGGGACTGCTTGGCCTGGTGGTCGCCTCCATTTTCAACGCGTTCAGCCTGGACGGCTGGGGGCTGGCCAAGTGGGTTTACGACGCCGGTAAGCTCCTTGCCGTGGGCATCGTCGCCTGGCAGATCTTCCGGGGCGAACACGACCGCCTCATGCGCCGCCTGACCCTCGCCTTCGCGGCCGTTGTGGTGCTCGCGCCCATGATCCAGTCCTGGTACGTGGTGTGGCTGATCCCGCTGTTCGCCGTCACGGGCATCCGCGACGACTGGCAGGTCAAGGCCCTGTACTTCATCGTTTCCTTCTTCATGGTCTATGCCATCTCCGACCAGCTGGAAGTCTTCCCCTACCTGCAGACGGGCGACCTTGGCCTTGCCCTGGCGCTGGCCCGCAACGCAGCTGCCATCATTGCCCTGCTGTTCGCCCTGTACCTGATCTTCCTGGACCGCAGCACCAAGCTGCTTTTCAGCAAGGCGGACCAGCCCGTGACGACGCGCCCTGTTATCTCGACCTGA
- the orn gene encoding oligoribonuclease, whose amino-acid sequence MPITNERIVWIDCEMTGLDSVNDALIEVAALVTDSELNILGDGVDVVIKPDDAVLAQMNDFVRDMHTRSGLLNELPAGKTMAEAEALVLDYIRKWVPDPRKAPLAGNSVGTDRVFLARDMPSVVEHLHYRIIDVSTIKELARRWYARAYFQAPAKLGGHRALGDIKDSIDELRYYREAVFVPAPGPDSASAQKISKRISASPSAVDQQASEGVLPPAAQQSGK is encoded by the coding sequence GTGCCTATTACTAACGAACGCATCGTCTGGATCGACTGCGAAATGACCGGCCTCGACAGCGTCAACGACGCCCTGATCGAGGTCGCGGCCCTGGTGACCGATTCCGAACTCAACATCCTCGGAGACGGAGTGGACGTGGTGATCAAACCTGACGACGCCGTCCTCGCGCAGATGAACGACTTCGTCCGGGACATGCACACCCGGTCAGGCCTGCTGAACGAGCTTCCGGCCGGCAAAACGATGGCCGAGGCGGAGGCCCTGGTGCTGGACTACATCCGCAAGTGGGTGCCGGACCCCCGCAAGGCGCCCCTCGCCGGCAACTCGGTGGGAACGGACCGGGTCTTCCTCGCCAGGGACATGCCCTCGGTGGTGGAGCACCTGCATTACCGCATCATCGACGTCAGCACCATCAAGGAACTGGCCCGGCGCTGGTATGCGCGCGCCTACTTCCAGGCGCCGGCGAAGCTCGGCGGCCACCGCGCCCTCGGGGACATCAAGGATTCCATTGACGAACTCCGGTACTACCGGGAAGCCGTCTTCGTGCCCGCCCCCGGACCGGACAGTGCCAGTGCCCAGAAGATCTCCAAGCGCATCTCGGCGTCACCCTCCGCCGTCGACCAGCAGGCCTCGGAAGGCGTTCTGCCGCCCGCAGCACAGCAGTCCGGAAAGTAA
- the def gene encoding peptide deformylase has protein sequence MTVLPITIWGEPVLHRRAAEVEEFDDGLRQLIADMFETNDKANGVGLAAPQIGVGKRIFVYKYENEDDAPPAGVVVNPVLTLAKVSGALPDPDEEVEGCLSFPGEQYPLKRAEWVRVQGFDGLGNPVDFEATGWFARIIQHEYDHLDGKLYVNRLIDRYARKAMKQAKKSGWGVPGLTWMPGVDPDPFGH, from the coding sequence ATGACCGTTCTGCCCATCACCATCTGGGGTGAGCCGGTGCTGCACCGCCGGGCTGCTGAAGTTGAGGAGTTCGACGACGGGCTTCGCCAGCTGATTGCCGACATGTTCGAAACCAACGACAAGGCGAACGGCGTCGGTCTGGCCGCGCCGCAGATTGGCGTGGGCAAGCGGATCTTCGTGTACAAGTACGAGAACGAGGACGACGCTCCCCCGGCCGGCGTCGTGGTCAATCCTGTGCTGACCCTCGCCAAGGTGTCCGGGGCGCTGCCGGATCCGGACGAGGAAGTGGAGGGCTGCCTTTCCTTCCCCGGCGAGCAGTATCCGCTCAAGCGCGCCGAGTGGGTGCGCGTCCAGGGCTTTGACGGGCTCGGAAATCCGGTGGATTTCGAAGCCACCGGCTGGTTCGCCCGCATCATCCAGCACGAGTACGACCACCTGGACGGCAAGCTGTACGTCAACCGTCTCATCGACAGGTATGCCCGTAAGGCGATGAAGCAGGCCAAGAAGAGCGGCTGGGGCGTACCGGGCCTGACCTGGATGCCGGGCGTCGACCCGGACCCGTTCGGCCACTGA
- a CDS encoding HNH endonuclease family protein: protein MSVSWAAYRRARRRSRQAWAVLGVAAVSVVAATVWFFTAGQFMAAEPAVSGPSEAPVFDAAWMKPVTPPNPVPPGDAAAALETLAVKGRASGSDYDRSAFGQAWQDADHNGCDTRNDILRRDLRDVAFTRGSKCKVASGTMHEPYVGLVVRFVRGADSSKDVQIDHVVALGDAWQKGAQQLTLKERQNLANDPVNLIAADGDANQEKSASDAATWLPKNKALRCHYVARQISVKAAYGLWVTQPEKDAMARVLDSCPQQQTVLPR, encoded by the coding sequence GTGAGCGTCAGCTGGGCCGCTTACCGGCGTGCGCGGCGCCGCTCCCGGCAGGCCTGGGCGGTGCTCGGTGTGGCAGCGGTATCGGTGGTCGCCGCCACGGTATGGTTTTTTACGGCGGGCCAGTTCATGGCCGCCGAGCCTGCCGTGTCCGGACCCAGCGAGGCGCCGGTATTTGACGCCGCCTGGATGAAACCGGTGACGCCACCTAACCCGGTGCCGCCGGGCGACGCCGCCGCCGCACTGGAAACCCTGGCAGTGAAGGGCAGAGCGTCCGGGAGCGACTATGACAGGTCCGCCTTCGGCCAGGCCTGGCAGGACGCCGACCACAATGGCTGCGATACGCGCAACGACATCCTGCGCCGGGACCTTCGCGACGTCGCCTTCACCAGGGGGTCAAAGTGCAAGGTCGCCTCAGGGACCATGCATGAACCGTACGTGGGGCTGGTGGTCCGGTTCGTCCGCGGCGCAGATTCGAGCAAGGACGTGCAGATCGACCACGTGGTGGCGCTGGGCGACGCCTGGCAGAAGGGGGCCCAGCAGCTGACGCTAAAGGAGCGGCAGAACCTTGCCAACGATCCGGTCAACCTCATTGCCGCGGACGGTGACGCCAACCAGGAGAAAAGCGCGTCGGACGCCGCCACGTGGCTGCCGAAGAACAAGGCCCTCCGGTGCCACTATGTGGCGCGGCAGATTTCGGTGAAGGCAGCGTACGGCCTCTGGGTCACCCAGCCGGAAAAGGACGCCATGGCCCGCGTGCTGGATTCATGCCCACAGCAGCAGACGGTGTTGCCGCGGTAG